Genomic segment of Mucilaginibacter sabulilitoris:
GGCGACTCCGGTAGCTGCAGCCATAAGGTACCTGTTCGTGCCGGGGATAATATCTATTGCAGGGTCAATTGGACCTCCCAAACGCCCTACTGTAAACTTCGGCTTCTCCACATTGAACGGAAAACATAGCCATCCACCTTCAGCTTGCTTATCAGACGTTTTTGAGTCCACAGCCCATTCAACATCTACATAAACAGCATTTCTCGGGAAGGTAAACTTCAACGTATATCCCTTTGCAAAGCCATCTGTTGTCACCGCCGTTAATGCGGCAATATCTGCAACGTTGGTGTGCGTAACCGCTATTTTCCAGGCATTTGGTGTGAACGCCAAATAAGGTATTTCTGATGCCTTTGGCATGCCGGGTTTACCAAAGTCGTTTAGTCCCCAACCATCCTTTACGCGGCTGTATGCGTTAAAAAATCTATCTACCTCATTGGTGCTAAAACGCTCATGCAAAAACTGCCCGATAGCATACCTTGATGATTGATCAACCAATTCACGACCGGTTGATTTTTCAATTAAAGAAGTGATACCTCCCTTTTTCAAATCAAAAACAACTTTAAAATAAGGGGTACTAAAACTTGTTGCTTCGTCCGTGGTAATGATTCCTTCCTTTAATTCATTGAAAGCGAAACTGGTGTACCCAGAAGCAGCCACCTCGTTCACGTAAAAATATTTTCCTTTTTCCCAGGGATTTTCGATCATCCCTGATCTTTTCCATGGCAAGGGGTTATATACCACCATACGTTTTCCTTGTTTGTTAACCGCAGCGGCCAATAAATCAAGATCAGTATGGAGCTCTTTGCTTACAATCTCATTGGTGTTACGGATGTACTGCCGCTTGTCATCATAAGAGCGAAGCCATTTTCGTTTACTTCCTGTTGCAGTATTATAGGCATCGCTATTTTTAAGCGCCGCATAATTTCCGTTTTCCGGAAGTGGTTCTGCAGCAGCTTCGTCCATCCATCTTTTCCATGCATCGCCATAGCTGTAACGAGGGCCGAATTCCGCATTCATGCCCCAGGTGTGTTCGGCATATAAAAGGCTCTGTTCGTAAGCTTTCGCCAGCTTTGCGGCAACAGGTGCAAGCGGGATGCCCCATGATTCCATCTGTGTGTGCAAGCCATCGAGCGTTGATTCCAATGGGCGGATATTCCTTGCCATTTTTGTTTCCTGCGGATTTGATTGTAGGCCATGGATCCAGGTATCGGGGCAATCTCCCTTTACAGTTGGCAGATCGGGTTTTTCGGCGAGCACAGCTTTAGCAAAATCGTCAAGTGTACCAAAGTGAATTTTTACACCGGGTAATTCTTTTGCAGCATAGGCAAGAAGTTTGTCAATTTCCGCTGAGGTTGGTGGGCCATGATTATCGCCTGTCATTTGCATGGCCAGGTAGTTCTTACAGGGCCAGTTTGGTGTTGGCTTTATGTCGGATCCATAAAGGGGGGTATAGTTGCATAATACTTTTGATCCATCGGCCCCTTCCCACCAGAACAGCTCGGGAAAACGTGGGTACTGGCTGGCGGGGTTACAGCCCAATTGCAAAAATTGTATGCCTGCATTTTTTAGTAAGGTTGGCAAGATCCAGGAATGGCTTGGTACATCTGTCATTTTTGCACTAATGGGTAACGGTAGACCGTATTTTCTTGCTACGGCTGAAGAAAACCCCACCCCCCTTACCAGATCTTCATAATCCAGCGACTCTGTATGCATGGTAAACGGAAGTGCGTGAACAACAATTGTTCCTTCCTTTATTGCTTTTTCAATTCTTGCTTTTCGTTCCGGTGTTTGTAACGGACCGAGTATTTGTGCCTGCAGGGGCCAGCCGGGAACCGTCCAGGCAAAGCGTTTTTCTTTTGGCTGCGTTCGGCTTTTTTCAATTACCGTCAATGCATTGTCCATCATTTCTTCCCTGTACCGTTTAAATACATTTTCAGGCAGATCAGTA
This window contains:
- a CDS encoding DUF5054 domain-containing protein, encoding MKIKKLLYSLFVVLFGFAANAQQAVEKKNINPKVTDIWVVFKTHFDLGFTDLPENVFKRYREEMMDNALTVIEKSRTQPKEKRFAWTVPGWPLQAQILGPLQTPERKARIEKAIKEGTIVVHALPFTMHTESLDYEDLVRGVGFSSAVARKYGLPLPISAKMTDVPSHSWILPTLLKNAGIQFLQLGCNPASQYPRFPELFWWEGADGSKVLCNYTPLYGSDIKPTPNWPCKNYLAMQMTGDNHGPPTSAEIDKLLAYAAKELPGVKIHFGTLDDFAKAVLAEKPDLPTVKGDCPDTWIHGLQSNPQETKMARNIRPLESTLDGLHTQMESWGIPLAPVAAKLAKAYEQSLLYAEHTWGMNAEFGPRYSYGDAWKRWMDEAAAEPLPENGNYAALKNSDAYNTATGSKRKWLRSYDDKRQYIRNTNEIVSKELHTDLDLLAAAVNKQGKRMVVYNPLPWKRSGMIENPWEKGKYFYVNEVAASGYTSFAFNELKEGIITTDEATSFSTPYFKVVFDLKKGGITSLIEKSTGRELVDQSSRYAIGQFLHERFSTNEVDRFFNAYSRVKDGWGLNDFGKPGMPKASEIPYLAFTPNAWKIAVTHTNVADIAALTAVTTDGFAKGYTLKFTFPRNAVYVDVEWAVDSKTSDKQAEGGWLCFPFNVEKPKFTVGRLGGPIDPAIDIIPGTNRYLMAAATGVAITQANKSGMALASADAPLLSLGEPGLWKYSMDYVPTIASVFVNLYNNMWNTNFALWQEGSWSESVRIWPLNKGTHTVNNLTQNGWETRLPLLTGVAEGEAGKLPARKTGISVSRVGVLITAFGEDPDNNKGTLLRLWEQAGNNDMVSVTLPVGKTFRKATPVNLRGEISGKPIKVVKDGFVFDLGAYAPASFILQ